The Candoia aspera isolate rCanAsp1 chromosome 13, rCanAsp1.hap2, whole genome shotgun sequence genome includes the window tcctccaggaGGGTGGCAGGAGGCCCTGCCAAGAGGAGGTGGAGGGCAGGTCCACAGCACCCGCAGCAGCAGCGCAGCCCCAGCCCGGGAGGGCAGGCCATGCCCTGAGGCTGCCCCACCCGGCCTTCCTCAGCTGAAGACACTCCTGCCCATCTGGAAGAGGGGCCACGGAGGAGCCTGCCCGATGCTTAGGCAAAGGTCCAGGGCAGCCCTGCCCAGCCACCCCCAGGTAAGAGGGGGCTCAGGCAGGGTGCTCCCTCCCCTCTGTCTTGGAAGGTGCCTCCCCCCCCACCAGCTATTTCGGTCCTTCCAGCCACTCAGCTTCCTCAGGTGAGCAGGCATCCGCACCCGGGAGGACAGAAGCAAGAAGCGTAGGGGGGGGGAATGGGGGAGGCTCTTGCTCCAGAGATGGGCAGACACGCGGCAGCCCCCGCCCTTGATGTTCCCGAGGGCGATGCTTTTTCCTCCAAGCTCTCAAGTTTGAGGTGTTGGGAGCAGCATCATGTGGAAAGCTGTCGCCAGGGCTCGGATGCAGCTGTGGCATGTGGTGCTGTGAGTTGCTGAGctgcctttggggggggggaatcttccGAGGGAGAAATAAAGCCCTTTCTGCGTTATGGTGGCCCTACAAAAAGGGGGGAAGGGCAGGGATGGTCTTCCTCGGGGCATCAGCTCAGCACAGCTCCAGGAAGAAACAGGAGTGTGAATTGGGAGGGGGGATGGAGGTGGGGAGGGCAGTTCTGGAATTTGGTGCTTTCTGACATTCGCCCTCTTTTCAACTCTTTGCTCCTTGGTTGTTTGCAAAGGTTTGCTGGGTTGCATACGAGGCTGCCTTTTTCAGGCTGGAAATGGGCATTTTGATGCCTGAGGGAGGATGTCAAATGATGGACAGGAAGGCCTCTTGTACTGGACAACCCACAGGCCAGGTCTGCCTGAATCCCACTGGGGGTCTGGGGGTCACCCGAGCTGCTGCACAGCACAATCGCCACCCCGGGAGGGACTTCAGAGCCCAAGTTTACTCTTGACAGTGGCAGATGCCCGTTCCCAAGGCTGCCCTCCCACAGCAGGCGAGGCAACTGGTCACCTTTCCTGCCGTGCTCAGATATTGGCCCAGTCGGCCGAGTGGGAGGCCAGCCTGAGGAATTTCAGGCATTCCAGGCTGGCAGGCGATGGAGTAGACCCTCACGTGGGGATGCTTCCAGGGCCAACTCACTGTAGTCGTGAGACTTGGGGAGCCAGCTGGGCATATCAAAATATGCCGTCCCGCCCTTCAGTTCTGCATGCTTTGCTTTAGAGAAAGGCCGTGAAGATGCCCTGCAGCCTTTCATATAGGCATTTTAACAACTGGCCCATCGGTGCCCTGAATCCAGCACTGCTGCCGTAATATGTGCACCCCCGAACAGACAATTAGAAAAGTAGCAAAAACAGAAAGGGCACCAGCAACTGTCAGGGGCCAAAACCGCTGCTGAAAAGGGTGCCCAAGGAAACCGGTGTTCAACGAGTGTCTAAACCAGCCTGTGCACCAGCCTTTAGTTTTCATCCTCCCAGCAGCTCATAAGGCCCCGGGCTGCCTGGGGATTTGAGGAGTTGGGGCCCAGTTGATCTAGCAGCCCCCTGGACAGCCAAACTTCCCCCAGAGTTCGTGGCATGCTGGCAGGGCAAGGCCAGGCCCGACTGGCCACGGTTCCTGCCATCCAGCTGGGGCTTCGCCTCCAGGCAAGTTGGGCAGCCTTCAGGTGGCCTTTGGTCTTGTGGTGGCACTAGCAGCAAGACAGCCTGCTAAAGTTTGGGCAGATTGACCCAGATGGGTGGATGACATTCGCAGTGCACCCCTCCCTCCAGCCAGGATTTGCCTGGGCCCTTTTGGGTGCTGCAGTCTGTTCCATGTTACAGATTCCAGGAGGGAGGGGCTCCACCACTTCGGGAGCTGGTGGCCAAATCAAGGAAGGGGGAGGGCTTGCCCCTTGGGGACTGTCCCTCCTTCCTGAACTCCGCCTTCCTTCCCCATTCTCATCCTGtgccccccctcccacccctccgATGTTTCTTGGGCAACCGCTTGATCCGCGTGCCAAGgctccttctcccctcctctgCTTGGCTGAACGCTCTTCCCACGGCTCAGGTGGGTCCCTTTGctctgccccccacccacccccaggacCCCAAAGCAAAAGGCTAATAGTGCCTCCCACCCTACAAACACCGTCTCTCCACCATTCAAAATCTACCCCAGCAGGAGAGGCCCGGGTATTCTTTCCCCGGTGTTTACTCCCTCTTCCAGACCGCACAGGATGCGTTCGCCCTTCCTGTCTGGAAGCCCTCGAAGCCGGGGTGGGTCCTTGTCATCCAGGGTGTCGTGCTGGCaccctgccccacccccccaaTGCTCTCCTCCCCTCTGGCTCTCGTGTTTCTGCGTTTGTTGATTAGACGTGTGCCCCATCCTTCCTTCCAGGATCTTCAGGCGATGTTCGCTGggctccctcccccttttttctccACCCTCGTAGATGAGCCTTTCTCAAGAAAGTCCCTTGAGGCTGAAGAGGGtgctctggagaagatgctcatgCCACGGCCCTGGggatctccctctccctccagcTGGCTCTGAATTTGCTGAGCGTCCTGAACGTTGCAAAGTCAGCATTTTTCGCTCCCCAGAACGTGTAACGTGCTCATCTTTTGCAAAGCATCCTTGAAGGATGGGAGCTCccgaggaggaaaaggagaggagatgGGCTGCAAGTCGGAGGAGGCTTGTTTTTCTGTCGGCCCCAGGAAGGCCGCACCAAGAGGTGGGGACTGGTCGGGCTGGAGCAGGGAATAGGAGCTGCCCTTCTCTTTGGGGCCTGCCTGACTCTGTCCCTCCTGGTCCTGGTCCTCCAGAAGCATCTTGGACTACAACTTTTGTCCTTCCACAGTGGTAGATTAATATCCCTCAGCTTGGCTCCACTTTCTTCCACCAGCCTCTGGGatgtcccctccctcccttttccgaCTGACCCTCCAGCCTTCAGCATAACATTTGATCCTTGGGATGGATCGGGAACGTCTGAGCCTGCCTGGCAAGCCAGCTCTGTTCACAGGCTGCTCTTTCCCTAACAGGCATAAATCCGTGGAAAGAGAGGATGGCACAGAGAAGCCCAAACTTCTCAACACTCGGCCCAACCGAAAGGTACCCCAAGACCTCTGAggagggcggggggaggagaATGGTGTTTCTGTGGGTTCTGCCCAGCTGGATGGGCATGATGATGGGAGGACCCGGGAGACACTTCCTGGCTGGCAGGGCTGCTCATCCTGCTTGGAGGCTTCTGGTGACTGCCCCCGCTGCTGACAGGCCAGACATCTGGCTCTGCTGCCCCACTCCTTGCCTTGGCTTGAGGCTGGAGGGCAGACCCCAAAGAGGCCCAGCACTCGCCCACTGTAGCAGAAGCCGGCCAGAGTCCTGGCAGCTGGGGTGGAAGAGGGGGATCCCTGGCAGGCCAGTGGGCAGCTGGGAGGGGAGAGGGTGGCGCTCCAGCCATGCCCAGGAAGAGGGGAGGCtgctccaccccccaccccaccgctGCCTCTCCGTGCCCCTCCTCCTCCAGACGGATCCGGAACTTCCCGCTGCACAGCCAGGCCCTGACGGCGGTTCCCCTGGGCTCGGCCCGCCTGGTGGACCAGCTAGAGGACCGGATCCTCAGCCATGAGAAGACCACGGCCGCTCTGGTGGAGCACGCCTTCCGCATCAAGGAGGACATCGTCTCCACACTGCACCGGATGCAGAACAAGGGGGGCGGCGATCGGCTGGCCAGACAGCTGCTGGAGGAGCACATCCGCAATATCACTGCCATCGTCCGGCAGCTGAACCGGGACATCGAGGTCAGTGGCAGCTGCTCTCGGCTCCTCTCCTCAGTGGCTGCCTGAGACGCCGCATGCTCGCCTCCCGTTGTCTTTTCGCTCACGAACATGTGCCCGCTGAAGTGCCTGCCCTGGAGCAGCCCCGACTGGCACAACCACATCATCCACAGGAGGACAAAGCCCTCTTCCCCCTTCCACCCTTGCCCCTGTTTCGTAGGAGCCACAGGCTCCTCTAGCgcggtgtttctcgacctcggccACTGtgagacgtgtggactccaattcccaaaATCCCCacaggctgagaaaccctgctgcagGAGAGGCACCCGGCTGGGAGCGCAAAGGCCTCGCCCTCCCGTGCCTCACTTCTGCTGTGGCTGGACCGACAGCCCGAGGCGAGGCATGGAGGCCGGGTCCTCCCCCCTGCCCTACGTCTTTCCCCTCCTGGCCGGCATTGAGGGGTAGGCTGCTGCTGACTGTGATGCTCTGCTTTGCTTTGTGTTCCTGGACACTCTTGCCTCCCTGCCTTTTTGGAGATGGTCGTGCAACCCGCAGGAAGCCTGGCAGCTCCCTCTTCCCCCTGCTCCCCACTCGAGGCCCTGTGGGGGGAACTCATCCTCACGTTTCCTGCGCTTCTAACGACAGGTTCTGCAGGAGCAAATACGTGTCCGGGATAACCTGAGTTACGGAACAAACTCGACCCTGAAGAGCCTGGAGATGCGGCAGCTGTCTGGCCTGGGAGACCTTCGAGGGCGAGTGTCCAGGTGAGACTCCCCAAGGCCCGAAACCAGGTCCCTCTTTGGGGGACAGGAATCTCGGTGGGCAGCCGGAGGGCCGTTGCTGAACCTGAAGGCGTGGAAGGGTTGGGGAGGAAGGCAGGGGGTGTTGGGGCCGTAGTCCTAACCCTGCCGATGGGCACCAGGGTCAAGAAGGTGCATGGAGGATCAGGGCCGCTGCAAGCCGTCTGGGGCCCTGGAGAAGGACCAGCCGGCCTGGTATCCAGCCCGCGTCTGCTACACACAGACAGATGTGCAAAAGCCACAGGACAcagcagcagcttcttcagaCCGTCAGCTGCAAACTAATTTCAAAGGGGTCTGTgccaaaaaatgtattttttacttGGCCATCCTGAAGAATCCTTTTGAGCAGAAAAAAGGTGTATCCTGGGGCTCACCCCTTACATGCTTCGGGCTCCTATCAATTGGTAGATGGTAGATCCCCCTGGCAAGTGTGTGGGTGCGCACGCATGTGGTGAGGAGGTCTGGCCCAGGTTGGGTCCACTGGCGCCAGGCTGTTCCTTCCCCCAGCAGTCTGCTCGGTGggtcccttccctcccctcccctccccagcctgGAATGGATGTGGGAAAATTTCCTGCCATGTTGATTGGGGGGAGCTTATTTTGGAAAGATTTTTGCTGACTTCCCGGCCCCCACTTGCTTTCAGTCCAAGGTGAGTCGGCTGCTCCTTAATGTGATGTCATTTTGCTCACTGGGTGTCAAGACCTGTCTTACTCAGCCCTTCCCCCCAACCCCTAAGTCTGGGACCTGTTGCCCTTGTGACTCTCTTTCCCATTTGTCTCCCAAATCTGCTGCCTTGCTCATCTCTGCTTGCTTGAGCTGAAGCCTGGGTTGCAAGCTGAAGGGTGGGAAGAGGGCACGGTGCCTCCTCGGCCATTTCCGGCAGCGACTCTCCCTTCTGTCCATTCCAGATGTGATGCCGGCCTGGCCAGGGTGTCCGCAGAGCATAAGGTCACCTACGAGAGACTTCAGAGCCTGagtaaagagcaacaagccacgaAACTGATCCTGGAGTCCAAAATCAAAGAAACAGAACTACAAGTAAGGGGTTGGAAATGACAGGTTGCCCGTCCTCTGCCTGGGGTGTGCACTGTTGCCCCTCGGACTGGCTTTTGAACTGTAAAAGTATCAGGGAAATCGGGAGCCTTTCAGACCAGGGTGCCAATGCAGCTTGGGGTGACCAGGGCCACAAAGCACTTGCTCAGAAGCGGGTCTGGCCTTTGGCGATCCTGAACGGGCAGGAATTGCCCAGAAGGGTCCCCGGCTTCCCCCAGGAGGGGTGCACCAACAGCCAGGCATCGCAGAGCCCCAGAAAAGGGGGCCAATCATCTGGGGTGGCCCTTTCCATCCAGTGAGGACTGGGGAACTGGGGCTGGTCTGGGGGGCCTGGGCCTGGGCAGGACTTAAGAGCAGCACCCATCCCGCACCCTCCTGGTCCGCTGGCACGGTGGGGTCTCTCTTCTTGCCCTAGAGAAGCCAGGCGGTGGGCAGGGGCTGAAGCAGAAGTTCAGGAGCACAACCATGAAGGAGTGTTGGCCCCCCCTGCGCAAAAGCAGCACAACAcatttccaggcccaattcaggTCACTTTTATAGCTTTTCTTGAGGGGGAGGGCAGGATccaaagtccccccccccaccccacaattcTCTGTGGTGGCCAAACCCTCTCTGGTAGGAAGGCTATAAATGGAGGCTTGTTTCTGAGATGGCTTTGGTTGCTATGGGAAACGCGGTAGCGAGGGAGTGCAGTTTCCTTTCACATTCCTGGATGCTGTGTGGCTCCGGTATTATTGTTATCACTGCATAAAACGGTTAGGAAAGTGCTAGTTGACTGGTTTATTTATGCTGCTGAGGAAAGGCGGGGCGTCAAATAAAGCAGGAGGGTGGGATCGTAGAGGCACCCCGGGTCCATTCTGGGCTGGGCGCCTCCAGGACGGTCACCCGCCAGCCGCAGAAAGGCAGCAGCGTcgtcctccacctcctcctccggAAGTCTGCTCCCACAGGCTTGCCTGCCCTGCCAAAGCCCCCTCACCATCTGGGAAAATGGTGGCAAGAAAAATCATTCTATAAAAACGCATGaaatcattttttccccacattacTCAGCAGCCCCTGGTCTGCATGAGTCAGTACGGAACAGCGATCCCGTGCCAGTCCAGCACCTCACAGCTTACCCATCGCAGCTTTCCCGCGTCAGGAAAAAGGCCGTCAAACCCCTGACTGACAGAGGGAGTGCTCCTTTGGAATTGTGGGGGAGacaggcggtgataaaaatatgataaataaataaatttgtttttggaATCCTCCCAGTTCAGATTCTCTGAcggttgtgctgtagtggatcTTGCTTGTGCGACGACGGATTGTTTTCCTAGATTCCTCCCATCAACTGCAGCCCTCCTGTCGATCCAGCAGGCCCTTTGAGTGAATGCCCCACCCCTGCTGAGAGAAGCCTTGTGCAATTGTGGGGGGTGGGATGGCTAAGGGGGATTGTGGGCAGGGGATGCTTCCCCCCCCCATTCTTTTGGTGCTCAAACTCTGCAGTGCAGACAGTGAACCACAGGTGCCGATGcactgctgctgcttcagctGCACGTGGGCACAGAAGGAGCCATCCAGGGAGCCCCCAAAGTCGCCAAGGCATTGGTCTGCATCTCCCCCGCCGGCTGGTTCATGGGAGTTGCAGCCCAACCCGCCGGAGGCATTTCCTCAGGGAGAACACCCTTTCCTCTGCGGGCAGGTGGGCTTGCTCAGAAGCAAGGCCGGGACCCCCCTTGCAGGGGAGAGGCCGAAGTTCCCAGCAGTTTGGACTGCTACAAAAGCAAAGCTTTTCAGAATGGTTTGGGGAAGTGGGACGGAGTGGCCTCCAGGGACAGCCATCTGAGAGTCAAGGGCTTTTCCCCTAGCTTCAATTGGGTTCCAGCCAGCCGAGAGTGGTATCTCTTTGGAACCTGGGATGAAGTGCAGGAGACGCCGTAATCTGGCTTTTCTTCCCTGCCAGATTTCTCATCTTTTGAGCAGAATTGAGCAATCTGTGATGCAACAAGATGCTAAGCTCAAGCTGGCCTACAAAGAGAGCAACCAGCAGCTCCACCTTCTGGACACCAAGTAGGTCCTCCCCCCCGAGGGTGCACACAGACCCCACCCCAGTTGCGGCAGGGCCACGCCGGGGCTGCCCTCAAAAGTGTCCCCAAACACGTATCTGGGGAAGGGAATTCGGCCTCGGTCGGAGCGATTCCCCAGCCACCCCAGCGTTTTTTTGAACTCTGCGAAAGGCACAAGCAAATCCACAATGCCTTTTGCTGGGTTTACTTAGGGGGCACCTGAATTGCTTTTGTTCCGCTAGATTGCAGGAGGCCATCGATCACCTCACTGCCCAGATCTCCTCTGCCCGTAGCGGGATGGAGCAAGAGCAGCTGCGCTTTGAGAAGGAGTTCCTGGAGAAGATAGACCGCCTCTCTGTGGCCATCAAGGAGAAGAGTGTACGCTGTCTCCCGTCTGCTTTGGCCCCTGAGAACACCCCCGGtcctggaggaggagaagggccGGTTGCGCCTGGGGCCAGTTGTGGACATTTCCTGGCGCAAACAGGCCGAGAGGCTCTTAGGCTGGGTTCACTTGTCATGAGGCCATGGTTTGCTTTAACCAAGGTTTGTTGGGAAAGCAGTGATTCCCTGGCCTCACTCAAGGTGCCAAGATGTAAACAAGGGGTTGACTTCTTGCCAACCCCTGGTCCCCGCCTGACTCGAGGCTCTCCTTGGAGCGGATGGGAAGGAACCGTTTCCCGCAGGGAGAATGAGTCCTCCTCTGCCCCAGGGCAGCCTGGCACGTTCCACGTGCTCCCAGGGCCCAGAAGAAGACCCACAGGACAGGCAGACGGAGGAAGGCCCAGAAGGTCACTGTGGGGCTGTTTCTCTAACTGCGAGTCTCACCCGGTTTCACCGCAGGAAATGGACAGCAGAGCCCTGGAGATGCAGCTGAGTGAGAtccatgagaagctggagaaaatgGAGGCTGTGCAGAAATTTGCAGCCCAGGAGCAGGAGGCGAAGCAGGCCGAGGACAGGATGAGCGTCCAGCTCAGCAAACTTCAGACCGATTTCACCGAGGATATCAAAGAAGTCAAGGCAGAGGTCAGCGCTGGTAAGGAGAATGGGGGGGCATCCCAGCCAGCACAGgggccatggggggggggcgctcAGGGGTTAGCAAGGGTGATGGGATGGCCTCCATCCCAGTTACGTTGCTAGGACACCTCCCTGCACACCTTTCCTTCGGGCCAGAGGGCAGCCTGTTTCTGTGCCCAGAAGAGAAAGGCccatcctgggcaaggctgactGCTCCTCCGGAGGAAGGGTGGCAAAGTGTGTCCTATTCCTCCCTCGTCAAGGACTCACCACCATCTATGAGAGCATTGGATCTCTGCAGCAGGTCCTGGAATCGAAAATGAAGCTGGACAAGGAGGAGCTGCAGCAGCAGATCGAGCAGATGAAGTGAGGGGAGGGGAGCCTTGGAGAGCTTTCTGGGTCAGGAGGTCACCAGCAAAGTGTCCTCCTCCCTTTGCTCCAGGCTGGGAGGGAAACTCCCCACCTGGGCCAAGTGGCCGGTCCCGTTCCCTGGAGCTGGGTGGCCATTCCCTGTAAATAAGCAGCGCCAGGCGCGGCCAGCCAAACACATCCTTGGAAAGGGAAGCCCTGCGAGGGCCATGGCCGTGCCGTTCTGGATCTCAGCTCCCTGGACTTTGGACACTTGCTTCCTTCAGTCGGGGCAAAGCCTCACAATGCCATAGATTCCCACATGCCAAATAATCCAACAACCTGGGCCAGGCGACGGGTCAGTGAAGGAGGCACTGGAACCCAACTTGCTTTGCTTGGAGCGGGACTGAAATGGTTTGCAGCTTGTAAGTGGGTGCCAACCGAGGAGGGAAGGGGGC containing:
- the FAM81A gene encoding protein FAM81A isoform X2, which gives rise to MAQRSPNFSTLGPTERRIRNFPLHSQALTAVPLGSARLVDQLEDRILSHEKTTAALVEHAFRIKEDIVSTLHRMQNKGGGDRLARQLLEEHIRNITAIVRQLNRDIEVLQEQIRVRDNLSYGTNSTLKSLEMRQLSGLGDLRGRVSRCDAGLARVSAEHKVTYERLQSLSKEQQATKLILESKIKETELQISHLLSRIEQSVMQQDAKLKLAYKESNQQLHLLDTKLQEAIDHLTAQISSARSGMEQEQLRFEKEFLEKIDRLSVAIKEKSEMDSRALEMQLSEIHEKLEKMEAVQKFAAQEQEAKQAEDRMSVQLSKLQTDFTEDIKEVKAEDSPPSMRALDLCSRSWNRK
- the FAM81A gene encoding protein FAM81A isoform X1, which codes for MAQRSPNFSTLGPTERRIRNFPLHSQALTAVPLGSARLVDQLEDRILSHEKTTAALVEHAFRIKEDIVSTLHRMQNKGGGDRLARQLLEEHIRNITAIVRQLNRDIEVLQEQIRVRDNLSYGTNSTLKSLEMRQLSGLGDLRGRVSRCDAGLARVSAEHKVTYERLQSLSKEQQATKLILESKIKETELQISHLLSRIEQSVMQQDAKLKLAYKESNQQLHLLDTKLQEAIDHLTAQISSARSGMEQEQLRFEKEFLEKIDRLSVAIKEKSEMDSRALEMQLSEIHEKLEKMEAVQKFAAQEQEAKQAEDRMSVQLSKLQTDFTEDIKEVKAEVSAGLTTIYESIGSLQQVLESKMKLDKEELQQQIEQMK